The following proteins are co-located in the Candidatus Neomarinimicrobiota bacterium genome:
- a CDS encoding polyprenyl synthetase family protein yields the protein MDQELKQKLHQWQETVRHDLTHPTFPTEPAYLFEPMRYALNAAGKMLRPALCLAAAEAVGGQWQTAVQVGVALEIFHTFTLVHDDIMDGDELRRGIPTVHTAYDSSRALLSGDTLLIYVYQLLSEIDDAKFPQLFRAFNEGAMDVCRGQGWDMQFEKILDIESHEYEMMIDLKTGALIKLACQLGAIIGGGNQSAIDALSRYGLLLGRAFQMQDDLLEVTSSAEAMGKSLGSDVLNEKKTWLWIDLKKRLTPAEKNQWKSIQSSDKLNEADRDQVLLWMTSHGTIERAERLVKGWINEADELLNSASFKNTAMLKALSDLILNRQS from the coding sequence ATGGATCAAGAGCTAAAACAAAAATTGCATCAATGGCAGGAAACGGTGCGTCATGACCTGACCCATCCAACGTTTCCCACAGAACCGGCGTATCTATTTGAGCCCATGCGCTATGCTCTAAATGCTGCCGGTAAGATGCTGCGTCCTGCTCTTTGTCTGGCTGCTGCTGAGGCGGTGGGTGGTCAATGGCAGACTGCTGTTCAAGTTGGTGTTGCTTTGGAGATCTTTCATACATTTACGCTGGTTCATGATGATATCATGGATGGTGATGAACTACGACGAGGAATCCCAACCGTTCATACAGCCTATGACAGTAGCCGCGCGTTGCTGAGTGGAGATACATTACTGATTTATGTGTATCAATTACTTTCCGAGATTGATGACGCAAAGTTTCCCCAACTTTTCCGAGCCTTCAATGAGGGTGCTATGGATGTTTGCAGGGGTCAGGGCTGGGATATGCAGTTTGAGAAAATCCTTGATATCGAGTCCCATGAATATGAGATGATGATCGATCTTAAAACTGGTGCACTGATCAAACTGGCCTGTCAACTTGGAGCGATCATAGGGGGCGGTAATCAGTCAGCCATCGATGCTCTATCACGTTATGGCCTTCTTTTGGGAAGGGCATTCCAGATGCAGGATGATCTGCTGGAAGTCACTTCCTCTGCAGAAGCCATGGGAAAAAGCCTGGGTAGTGATGTGCTCAATGAAAAAAAGACCTGGCTCTGGATCGATCTTAAAAAGAGACTGACTCCGGCTGAAAAGAACCAATGGAAATCGATCCAAAGCTCTGATAAACTCAATGAAGCTGATCGGGATCAGGTTTTGTTGTGGATGACCAGTCACGGAACCATTGAGCGTGCTGAGCGTCTGGTGAAGGGCTGGATAAA
- the murQ gene encoding N-acetylmuramic acid 6-phosphate etherase yields MTSKLGKLLTEQRNPDSMSLDSDSIREILELINREDQIIVQRVAEQMDDIEKATELVDHAFQNDGHLIYVGAGTSGRLGVLDASEIPPTYNADPERVQGFIAGGDSALRTAIEGAEDFPEDGRNLMDEIGITEQDVVMGIATSGVTPYVLGSLERAKEVGAATIFFTCTDKSHIDIDVDVLISVPVGPEVVTGSTRMKSGTATKLVLNMITTTAMIKRGKVYENLMVDLKATNVKLEDRARRIISTITNCSYEEATDLLAKSDNYVKVALVMHKSHASAEESRLYLDRFSGNVRLAVDELEKGTK; encoded by the coding sequence ATGACCTCTAAACTGGGAAAATTGTTAACCGAGCAACGCAATCCAGACAGCATGAGCCTGGATTCAGACTCCATCCGTGAGATTCTGGAGCTGATCAATCGAGAAGACCAGATCATTGTTCAGCGGGTTGCCGAACAAATGGATGATATAGAGAAGGCAACTGAACTGGTGGATCATGCTTTCCAGAATGATGGCCACCTGATCTATGTGGGTGCTGGCACCAGTGGTCGCCTGGGGGTGTTGGATGCTTCTGAAATCCCTCCGACCTATAATGCCGATCCAGAACGGGTTCAGGGCTTTATTGCCGGAGGTGACTCAGCTTTGAGAACTGCCATTGAAGGTGCCGAAGACTTTCCGGAAGACGGTCGCAACCTCATGGATGAGATCGGCATTACTGAGCAGGATGTAGTCATGGGGATTGCCACCAGCGGGGTAACACCTTACGTCTTAGGTTCTTTAGAACGAGCCAAAGAAGTAGGCGCAGCAACTATATTCTTTACCTGTACTGACAAAAGTCACATTGATATTGATGTCGATGTACTGATATCAGTTCCAGTCGGTCCCGAGGTGGTTACCGGATCTACTCGGATGAAGTCCGGAACAGCCACAAAATTGGTGCTCAATATGATTACAACCACTGCCATGATTAAGCGTGGTAAGGTTTATGAAAATCTCATGGTAGATCTAAAAGCAACCAATGTGAAACTGGAAGACCGGGCTCGTCGGATCATTTCTACTATTACAAATTGTAGTTATGAGGAAGCCACTGATCTGTTAGCCAAATCGGACAACTACGTGAAGGTTGCCCTGGTCATGCATAAAAGCCATGCTTCCGCTGAAGAAAGCCGCCTATATTTGGACCGCTTTTCAGGCAATGTCCGGTTAGCTGTCGATGAACTGGAAAAAGGAACAAAATAA
- a CDS encoding carboxymuconolactone decarboxylase family protein, translating into MLLLGVLVAATTVNDMATLDEWLGRCEGVLDQEAVEEAILQTLLFAGYPKTIEALKQVRKHFPQTGSEKHVNNHLTAGNATSKIIYGGYHPRLIEVMDELHPDLTRWMIEDGYGRVLSRPGLSLPEREIGVLASLMASGMVNQYRAHLRGALFAGITPDDIIWFINTFQCIIVADLRTAFEKVTNQMLTMPKTR; encoded by the coding sequence ATGCTGTTACTGGGGGTCCTGGTTGCTGCTACGACTGTGAATGACATGGCCACTCTGGATGAATGGCTGGGCAGGTGTGAGGGTGTGCTGGATCAGGAAGCTGTGGAAGAGGCCATTCTGCAAACGCTCCTGTTTGCCGGTTACCCCAAAACCATTGAAGCCTTGAAACAGGTTCGGAAACATTTTCCTCAGACCGGTTCCGAAAAACATGTTAACAATCACCTGACGGCCGGGAACGCAACCAGCAAGATCATCTATGGTGGATATCACCCACGTCTGATCGAAGTTATGGATGAGTTGCATCCCGATCTAACCCGCTGGATGATCGAAGACGGCTATGGTCGGGTGCTGTCAAGACCCGGTTTGAGTCTGCCGGAACGTGAGATCGGAGTACTGGCTTCGCTCATGGCATCAGGTATGGTTAATCAATATCGAGCCCACCTTCGAGGTGCCCTGTTTGCCGGTATTACACCAGATGATATCATTTGGTTTATTAACACCTTCCAATGTATTATTGTCGCCGATTTGAGAACAGCTTTTGAAAAAGTAACGAATCAAATGCTAACGATGCCCAAAACACGCTAA
- a CDS encoding phosphomannomutase/phosphoglucomutase, whose amino-acid sequence MKINEYIFREYDIRGEVAVDFQEEVVVALGKAFATAVKRRGGKKITLSGDIRLTTPQLKEYFKAGALSTGIDVMDIGILPTPGNYFSVFHFDDVDGACQITGSHNPPEFNGFKLTYDQLAFFGQDIQDLLGLIQNDDFEVGEGTATEYDLLPEYIDNVVKGIDLKRPMRIAIDSGNAAAALCAVEVYERLGCEVTALYCDVDGTFPNHHPDPTVAANLKDLQDEIKKGGYDVGLAFDGDADRLGVIDEKGKVVWADYQMILFAQDVIKSKDDNIIFDVKCSQALEEKITEFGGTPVMYKTGHSHIKTHMKKLNSPFSGEMSGHLFFADKYFGFDDAIYNGGRMLELLSKTDRPLSEMVDELPKYHSTPEIRLTCNSDAEKFEIAEKAAEYFKANYDCIAVDGVRVRFGDGWGLVRASNTQPVLVVRFEAKTKERMEEIQKLMMDKIGEFGEVRLDEGH is encoded by the coding sequence ATGAAAATTAATGAATATATTTTTAGAGAATATGATATCCGTGGAGAAGTTGCTGTTGATTTCCAGGAAGAGGTTGTGGTTGCTCTGGGTAAGGCTTTTGCCACGGCTGTAAAGCGGCGCGGCGGGAAAAAGATCACCCTGTCAGGGGATATTCGACTAACCACACCCCAGTTAAAAGAATATTTCAAAGCAGGCGCGCTATCTACTGGTATTGATGTCATGGATATTGGAATTCTGCCCACTCCCGGTAATTATTTTAGCGTCTTTCATTTTGATGATGTTGATGGCGCCTGTCAGATCACCGGCTCTCACAATCCACCAGAATTCAACGGTTTCAAGCTCACCTATGACCAACTCGCCTTTTTTGGTCAGGATATCCAGGATTTACTGGGTTTGATCCAGAATGATGATTTTGAAGTTGGTGAAGGCACCGCTACAGAATATGATTTGTTACCGGAGTACATCGATAATGTTGTCAAGGGGATCGATCTCAAACGCCCCATGCGGATTGCCATCGATTCTGGAAATGCAGCGGCAGCCCTGTGTGCAGTTGAGGTCTATGAAAGACTGGGCTGTGAAGTAACTGCTTTGTATTGTGATGTGGACGGGACTTTCCCCAATCATCATCCGGATCCAACCGTTGCGGCAAACCTGAAAGATCTTCAGGATGAGATCAAAAAAGGTGGTTATGATGTTGGTCTCGCCTTTGACGGAGACGCAGACCGCCTGGGGGTGATCGATGAAAAAGGAAAGGTAGTTTGGGCTGATTATCAGATGATCCTATTTGCTCAGGATGTGATCAAATCCAAGGATGATAATATTATCTTTGACGTAAAATGTTCTCAAGCCCTGGAAGAGAAGATCACCGAGTTTGGTGGAACCCCCGTGATGTATAAAACCGGACATTCCCATATTAAAACCCACATGAAGAAGCTCAATTCACCCTTCTCAGGAGAGATGAGTGGTCACCTCTTCTTTGCTGATAAATATTTTGGTTTTGATGATGCTATTTATAATGGCGGCCGGATGCTGGAGTTGCTCTCCAAGACTGATCGACCTCTGTCAGAGATGGTGGATGAGCTGCCCAAATATCATTCGACACCAGAGATCAGACTGACCTGTAACTCTGATGCGGAAAAATTTGAGATCGCTGAAAAAGCAGCTGAATATTTTAAAGCCAATTATGATTGTATCGCTGTAGATGGTGTCCGGGTGCGTTTCGGAGATGGCTGGGGTCTGGTGAGGGCTTCCAATACACAGCCCGTTCTGGTGGTGCGTTTCGAAGCTAAAACGAAGGAACGGATGGAAGAAATTCAGAAACTGATGATGGACAAGATCGGGGAGTTTGGCGAGGTTCGCCTTGACGAGGGACATTAA